A segment of the Malaclemys terrapin pileata isolate rMalTer1 chromosome 1, rMalTer1.hap1, whole genome shotgun sequence genome:
ACCAGGCCCACCACAGGCATTCATCATCAATATCGTCTACAGTACCACCTGGGAAGACCACTTACAGCATTTATAGGAAGTGTTAAAAGCATTATAGGAGGTATGACTTAGAGCCAACCTGGCGAAATGTAAGGTGGCTGTGAGTGAAGTGACCTATCTGGGATAATGCGTAGGAGGTGGCCTGGCAAAACTAGTGGTTGATAAGGTGTAGGCATGTCCTGTCCCCCAGACAAAGAGGCAAGTCAGACATTTTCTTGCCCTGGCAGGATATTACTAGTGGTATATCCCCAGCTTAGCCTCAATTGCAGCCCCACTTATAGACTTCATAAAAGGCAACAACCCTAAGAAAATCCATTGGGATGGGAAGTGCAAGAAAGCGTTCAGAGAACTGAAAACATGACTGTCAGGGAACCATGCTCTTCAGCCCTGCTTTTTTTCTGGGGAATTCATATTACACCCTGATGCCTAGGACGTCAGTCTCAGCGCCATCCTTTCACAAGACTTTGAAGGGGGACAACACCAGGACCTTTACCTAAGTAGGAAGCTATTCACAAGGGAAAAGTAGTACTCCATCATTGGAAAGGATGCATTCACTATCCAATGGGCAGTAGAAGCCCTCAGGTATTACTTGTTGCACAGCCCCTTTTCCCTGATCACTGATCATGCGCCCCTATGCTGGGTCCAGTCCATCAGGGATACGAACCCTCATTCAATCTTATAGTTTCTGATACTGGGTGGGAACGGACCATGCTCACGCAGATTTCTTTTCACAGATCAGGGTTGGAGACAACTCAACCCCAAATGTTTTTCCCATCTTGAGGGGTAGGGTATATGAAGGGACATGCCCTCACCCTGGTATGGAAGAGGCTAATTATCTCCTCTGTGCCTGTTTCATGCTAACAAGACACACCTGCAAGGCTTGCTCAGCCTGGAGTGGGAGGAGCTTAAAGGAGGGAAACCTACCACAGGAAGGGACAGTAAAAAGGAAGAAGGTTGCTCCAGCTAGAGACTGTTGGCAACAAAGGGACTCCAGCCGAGGAGGAGACAGCCGCAAGATGCACAGCTCCCGAAGCCGCCCTGACTGATGGTAAAGCAATATGCCCCAGGAAGAAGGGTAGAAGGTAAACCCTTCGATGAGGCAATAGATTCTGAGAGACTGAGCCTTTAGAGCTGACTCTCTAGGGGCCGCCTGAGAGGCTGATCCTTGTTCCAGCCAGAGCTTCCCCTCTTGTaaagggaagggaagaacaggagCCAAACTTCAGCTTGTGGGCAGTAGGCATAAGaacatgaggaggaggagaggtggcgggctgaatggcgggatgaaaagagcaagtagcgcgctgaagacgataggtggcgtcagcttgcagacagacggcaagagtcaatgctacgtctgctggagcatcaaactgatatgctcgagcgtatggttgagctgcaggaaaggcagcaggagcagagaccgccgctacagcccctgtttaaccaacagccctcctccccaagttccatagcctcctcacccagacgcccaagaacacggtgggggggcctccggccacccagtcactccaccccagatgatcgcccaagcatcagaaggctggccttcaataagagttaaagttttaaaatgcagtgtgtccttttccatccctcctcccccacccatcccaggctaccttggcaattatccccctacttctgtgaggaactaataaagaatgcatgaatgtgaaataacaatgactttattgcctctgcaagcggtgctcgaattggggaggggacggtggggtggggtggttggtttacagggaagtagagtgaaccgggtcggggggggggggttggagggttcatcaaggagaaacaaacagaagtttcacacagtagcctggccagtcacaaaactcgttttcaaagcttctctgatgcgcactgcgccctgctgtgctcctctaaccgccctggtgtctggctgcgcgtaatcagtggccaggcgagttgcctcaaccttccaccccgccataaaggtctcccccttactctcacagatattgtggagcgcacagcaagcagcaataacaatggggatattcttttcgctgaggtctgagcgagtcagtaagctgcgccagcgcgcttttaaacgtccaaatgcacattccaccaccattcggcacttgctcagcctgtagttgaacaggtcctgactcctgtccaggctgcctgtgtacggcttcatgagccatggcattaaggggtaggctgggtccccaaggatcacgataggcatttcaacatccccaacggttactttctggtccgggaagaaagtcccttcctccagctttcgaaacagagcagagttcctgaagacgcgagcatcatgtacctttcccggccatcccacgttgatgttggtgaaacgtcccttgtgatccaccagggcttgcagcagcattgaaaagtaccccttgcggtttacgtagtcggtggcttggtgctccggtgccaagatagggatatgggttccgtctatggccccaccacagtttgggaatcccatttcagcaaaaccatccactattgactgcacgttgcccagagtcactacccttgctattaccaggtctttcattgccctggcaaattggatcacagcagcccccaccgtagatttgcccactccaaattgattcccgactgaccggtagctgtctggcgttgcaagcttccacagggctatcgccactcgcttctcaactgtgagggctgctctcatcttggtatcctggcgtttcaggacaggggaaagcaagtcacaaagttccatgaaagtgcccttacgcatgcgaaagtttcgcagccactgggaatcgtcccacacctgcagcacaatgcggtcccaccagtctgtgcttgtttcctgggcccagaatcggcgttccacggcatgaacctgccccagtgacaccatgatttccacattgctggggcctgtgccttgtgagaggtctatgtccatgtcaatttccttatcactctcttcgccgcgctgcaatcgcctcctcggctggtccgggtttcgccttggcatgtcctggctctgcatatgctccaggacaatgcgtgtggtgttcatagtgctcataattgccgcggtgatctgagcgggctccatgatcccagtgctagctatggcgcctggtcagaaaaaaggcgcgaaactagtatctgacggaccaggagaaggagggagggcgggagggaggcagggagggccgagtgacgacatggcgaacaggtacagggaattaaaatcaagaaaggtggctgtgcatcagggagaaacacaaacaactgtcacacagaatggtccccccaaagattaaacttaaaaccctgggcttagcaggccgttgatttcacggaggaaggggaagcaaatgaatacagaacaaatctattttttacatcttaagctggcagccgacggtgcagcatgactgatagcctctgcagtatgatgacgatggttaccaatcgtaatataccatcttctaccaaaaggcaaggggctgctgctgtgtagcaatgcagccccacgtctgccagccccacgtctgcaagcacccagatcgccctcggcctcttctgggtgcttagcagacaatactgggcaattggcagaaaatagtatactacgactgatagtcatcatcatcgagacagtagcatgtctgcccaggtgcccatgattgacagccactgcagtatgacgacgacggataccagtcgtaatataccatcttcgaccaaagggcaaggggctggcgcaatgcagccctacggctgccagccccatggctattagtcatgctacaccgtctaccgccaaaaggcagttagcagctgctgctgtgtagcaatgcagtcccacgtctgccggcacccagaggacatatggtgacggtgagctcagctgagctgagcgggctccatgcttgccgtggtatgttgtccacacaggtaacccaggtaaaaaggcgtgaatctattgtctgccattgctgtgacggagggggaggggcctgacgacatgtacccagaacctcccgcgacactgttttgcatcatccgggcattgggatctcaacccagaattccaatgggcggcggagactgcgggaactgtgggatagctgtgggatagctacccatagtacaatgctccggaagtcgacgctagcctcggtactgtggacgtggtccgccgactagagcacttagagcattttatgtggggacacacacaatcggctgtatacaaccgatttctataaaaccggcttctataaattcgaactaatttcgtagtgtagacataccctcagtaagtactgagggctggtctacactgaaaaattagATTGATCTTCTATATCGCTCAGTGTGTGGAAAAAGTACACACCCAAGTTCTGTAGTTAATTTGGCCTAATCTCTGGTGTAGACCCgactaggctgatggaagaattcttctgtcaagctagctaccacctctcacagGGGTGAcagctacagtgatggaaaatccccaTCAGTTGCTGTAGGAAATGTCTTCACTACTGCAGctccatagctgtgctgctgtagtgtctgTAATGTAgagaagccccaagccctttatATTTAAATTACCTTCAGGCATCTTTGATTTCCCTCTTTCAATCTAAGTTCCCTAAGTGAACTGTTTAGTTTTTACCCACTTGCTTTACTGTTTAATAGAGATGCAAACCCCATTGATCAACTTCAATCCTGAGCTATTCCCATCAGAATCAATGAGAGCTATACCCTCTTttcccagggctgaatttgggctTATGAATGTCACATCACTGCCTTGATTTCACCTCTCTCCAAGTCCCAGCTAGTTGTAGTAACCCAGTGCACAGTTAGCATCACACCAGTGGAATACAGAAGGCATTAAAAGGTTGGTTAATTAGCGCAAATCCCTGTCTCCTGGAACAAACTCTTACGATCAATTGATCTCAAGTGGAATAAAAGTATAGTCCATACAAAAAGCtactttaaaagaatgttaaatgtGCAGAGTGAAGCACTGAAAATGTCAAAGATTGTCTATACCACGGCCTTTATAACAGAAATGCATAAACACATAGgaacatccctgacacaaaggacaCCCCCTGCCAAATGCCATAtatgaaattacacacaaaacacctgtgttaaaagaactttatgtttacaaagtcaaacactcaaaatttAGGTAGCACAAGAATTGAAGTGCCTGTGCAAacttaatttggcccctttgtaGTATGCATTATGCAGTATGCACCTGTTTTCCTCTCTGACTGTGAGACTGAGTCTCCTTGCCTAGCAAGTTCCAGTCTCCTCCCtgcaggctccttgtcccaatctactcccccAGGCCTCCTCTACAATGCCTTAGGTTGGGCTCTTGTggcctctgcatttgaatcagatggcctcttcctcctccacactggcAGGGGTGCACTGGGAGCACAGGAAAGGCAGATGCCCAGCTCTCAGTTCCAATGTCAAGTCCCACCCTGCCTGGAGCAGTCGGGAGCAGCCATAACTTCATAGCCCTGCGCTTGAAcatgctcagcagctctgtggggatggcacatgcACAGCCTAGTCACAactaggagctgtgagaggctcAGATATGCTCAGTGATTCCAGAATTTAGCAAGTCTCTACTGTGCAAGTACAAACTgtgattttttcaaaggcttctccctggtcaaatctgggcagattttcacagggatggtaAAAGGCACATCCTGACACAAAGGACACCCCCTGCCAAATGTCAAGTCCCTGGTCCAAATAATGGTGTCCTCGAGTTTCCAAAGAAAAGATTGCTAGAATTCTTTTAATATTGAAAAACTGTATTTTTCTCTAGTCTTGTTCTGAACTATTTTGGCTAATACCtgctatggaaaatttcagcccaaatagttaaagtttggcaaagttataagtaaccAAAAACAAGGTCTTAGACTGGGAAGTgtcgggcaaccttaataataggtggtgctatCAGCCTTGCCTATAATATTGTACGGGTTGTCATTGCACAGAGACATATTTGGAGGTGGGGATGAGTTAAATCAGTGAATCAATTATCTAGTGACCTGCACTCTTAGGGATAAAAGCTTTAAGAAGCTGTTTTCAGATCCCAGGATAATGAATGGCGTTGTAAGCTGGGGTTTTCACCTGTTCCAGTGGACAGCAAATTGTAGTGTTTAGTTCTCTCCACTGTCTCTGTGGATGGATGCTGTTGGATCTGAGTTCAGAAAAGTAATCGCTGTGATAGGGTTAGCAATGATGGAAGAGCAAGTGTAATGCTGGTGAGAAACAAAAGTAGTTAAGAGAGTGGGCACAGACAGTTGCAGGTGCTGAAAGACAGTTATGGGGACATGGTTAGCAAATGAGGCAATAAACTATGTAGCGTGCAGGAATGGCTGGATCTAAAAAGGACTGCATGACGGATGAGGAAGGAGAGGTGACTTTAGTGTAGGAGAGGCttatgtttgtgtatatattatagattgataaacagaaaatatatatttgtagtgAGAGTCATTCGAAAAGTTACACTTACAATAGCATTCTTATTTCGAATGTCAATTTGATACTCAAAGCAGTGATCTACATTTCCTTCCATGTGGCTTGGCTGGGGCCGTTTCCATCGCACTATACACCCTGCTTGGTCTTCAGAACAGTTTACTGTGATATTTAATGGAGGAGTGAGTATTTCTAGAATAAAATAATCATTATTACATTAGCTAAAGAATCAGCTTTTGATAAAGAATCAGTTCACATTTGGAATTatatctttgcaaccataagggctagaaacaggtttttttaaaaagaaagataaaagCTTATGTTCTGGAGCACAGCTCTGAAATGAATGCAGGCCCTTCTCCCAGTGAAGAATGGTTCACTCTCTACTtgtagtaaaaatggaaattaaacagAAAGAAACTTTTTCCTTACCTATTTCATATAGTGTGATGTACTCATCATAAAACCGAATCTCCGATTCGTTGCTCGACCCATTCACCAGGAAGTAAACTTTCTCTTTAATGTCTGTCACATTTTGAAAACTGCATGCGATAGGTCTTCCAAGTGCATCTCTTATGTAACGTGGACATTCTTGTTCATCTTCTTCCCTGCATATaccaaaatgtttcaatcaaACATGAGAAATGTCATCTGTCAAATGTGAATTCAAAACTTCCTTGAGCCAATGAAAACTCTTTACTTTGAgtattgaaagaaaagaaaatattgggtatCTTCTGGAGCATTCCTGCCAGCCTTCCAAGTGCAATTCATGAAGGAAATGTTGTAAATCACACAGGAGAAATTTTCAACAGATGTTCCATTCATGCCTGGAAACCAAGAAAAGTTACATGTGTATTTACATATTACCAATTTGCGAAGAAGAAGAAGGGTGAACTACTGGTACAAGCAGATACAATTCTgcacacactgggtcagacccagaGAGAATTTGAGCATCTGCAACTTCTATTGATGATTTTAGGTACCTAAGGAtataggagcctaattttaggcactcaAGTGTGAAAACTTTTGCATTCCATTTAACCATGGTGATTAAACCTAGTTGTCATAACCATTAACAATATGACTCAGTTTGTATTAGTCAGCCAGAACGAGGCACATGTTAGCCATAAattgcttcagtgaagacgccTATTTTGGTCACTGTTTTATTTCGCAACGCACCATTTTAATCCACACTTTCTCTAAGAGActgacaaaagaaaaacaattatatCACACACACATGTTTCTATCCTGTGAGTTACTGTGCAAAAGTGAACCCTTCCTCTGCCACAATGTCACTAGCACATTTGAGGCCACAGTTTGTTACAAAATGGCATCATTGTAGCAGATTTGCaaatgtatttgtaataaaaaatgaaattaatgataACTTCTAGAATAAAATGTATTCTGAGAGTTTTTTCTCAAAATATTGTAGATAGACAAAACCTTTCACAAACTGTAATGCATTACCTTGAGGAATGAATCTTGCTTCTGCTGAATATGAAATGTTGTTGTACATTGCTTGAACTTTGAATAATGCCCCCTTATGTATAGGATTAGCATTGGCTCTGCTAAACGTGCAGGTTTTATTGTACACCTGAAAAATAACATGCATTTGAATTAATCATTTGTTTTTTCATTCCCAGTTTTAACTGGTTCTAACTATGGGAAAAGTCCAAGCATAAGTCCATTGAAACCTGTAGGACGtctcacagtgtgtaaagttaagcaaagGTGTAAGTGTTTTCAGCGGTAGGGTCTTTGCACAGTTCCAGCTGCATGCATTGCCTCCCATATTTCTGCAGGGAAGTCTAGGGGATCTACAAAGAGAGGTGCCATGGAGTGCAACCAGTaacctctcctctcctgccctcccaccaGACTCCATGGAGTTCCTTCAACAAAGAGAATAGAAGCTTTT
Coding sequences within it:
- the LOC128830654 gene encoding granulocyte-macrophage colony-stimulating factor receptor subunit alpha-like, which translates into the protein MAATLGIFSMFFCVMLFPTLHADIVYTGSNSSSSPIANLTLNPGKLKLTWDSSLNDTEYRCSMHVGESKQTEKKVYNKTCTFSRANANPIHKGALFKVQAMYNNISYSAEARFIPQGMNGTSVENFSCVIYNISFMNCTWKAGRNAPEDTQYFLFFQYSKEEDEQECPRYIRDALGRPIACSFQNVTDIKEKVYFLVNGSSNESEIRFYDEYITLYEIEILTPPLNITVNCSEDQAGCIVRWKRPQPSHMEGNVDHCFEYQIDIRNKNAIANPKESSNECPTVTGTSYIFPNYNMKKKYTLQIRAKGDLCLVSQNWGEWSEPIEFGDHE